The Pontibacter korlensis sequence TGCGCGCTGACCAGAAGATGTTGGAGAGAACAGCTTATGTACTTAAATGCGTGGCACACCCTGTACGCATCAGCATAATAGACTTACTGGAACAAAGCGAGCGCCTGACAGTAACGCAGCTACAGGAAGTACTACAGATTGAGCAGTCTTTACTATCTCATCACCTTACTAACATGCGTGATAAAGGAATAGTGGATACCCAGCGCGAGGGTAAGAACGTGTACTACTCCCTTACCGATCATTCAATAACTAATATCATCAGC is a genomic window containing:
- a CDS encoding ArsR/SmtB family transcription factor, translating into MSTYKVRADQKMLERTAYVLKCVAHPVRISIIDLLEQSERLTVTQLQEVLQIEQSLLSHHLTNMRDKGIVDTQREGKNVYYSLTDHSITNIISCIQSCKIFNKQ